DNA sequence from the Stigmatella aurantiaca genome:
CCTGCCTCCACCCCCCGAGGAGGCCCCCACCGTTCCCGAGGCCGCGCCGGCGGCGCCCTCCTATTCCGAGTTCGAAGCTCCGCTGACGCCTCCGCCGGTGGTTCCGCCCTCACGCCCGCCGGTGGCCGCCTCCCCGTCCGAGCAGAGCCGGCGCGGCCTGGACGACACCCACCCGAGCTACCAGATGCTCACCCCGGCCCAGCACGAGGACACCCATCCGCGGGTCGTGCTGGATGAGGCCGCGCTCCAGGAGGACGGCCGCCCGGAGGAAGAGGCCTCCGTCCGGGTGTCCGCCAGCAGCATGGAGGAGGAGCCTCCCACCACGCCCGTCCGCCCCAGGACGGCGACGTCTCAGCGCACGCGTGTGTCCACCACGGGGATGCCCTCGGTGGCCCGGAACGGCAGCCCGCGCAGCGGCCCGGTTCGCACCGTCTCCGTCGAGTTCCCCATGATGGAAGAGGGGCAGGGCCGTGACCCTCGCGAGGAGACCCGCAGGACGGCCGCGCCGCCGCCAGGGGACGCGCCCCGCCGCATCCACCGGGAGGACACCCGGCGCACGGCCATGCCGCCCCGCCCGCGCAAGTCCTCGTGGGTCCGGCTCGCCCTGGGATTGGGGCTGCCGCTGCTGCTGGTGGGCGCGGTGCTGGTGGCCCTGCCCCGGCTGAAGCCGCTGCTCCAGGAGACCTTGAAGGAGCCCGTGCGGCCCGTGCCCGCGCCGGTGCCCTTGAGCCCCGCGCGCTCCGCGTCCGCGCCGAAGCCGGCCTCGCCCCCTCCCTCCGAGGCGGCTGCGCTCCCGGAGGCGGAGGGGCGCAAGGAGGCGGTGGCTCCCGCGGCGCCCTCGGAGCCGCCGGTGGCCTCGGACAAGGGCCTGGAGGCGGCTCCTGCCCCGCCGCTCGTTGCCAACCCGGGCCTCACCGCGGTGGAGGTGGCGGAGAGCGAAATGTTCGTCCCCCTGACGCCCCCGCCCTCCGAGCCCCCGGCGCCCGCGGCGCCCGCGGCCAAGAAGCCCGCGAAGAACGCCGCGCCCGCGAAGAAGGGGACGCGCAAGGAGCTCTCGGAGCTCCAGCGGGATTGGAACGCGACGCGCAACGCCTTCTCCCGGCTCACCCACGAGCAGTCGTGTGACAGCCCCCGGATCGGCATCCTCTGCAACCGCTTCGAGAACCTGCAGGGCGATGTGTTGGAGCTCGGGGATGGGTACGACAAGCGGACGCATGACCGGGTGAAGGACCTGCGCCGGGCCCTTCAGCAGGCGGCGGACTAGGCACCGCCGGTCTGTGGAACCCCTCCTCGCCACCCAGGGACTCATGGCCGGGTACGGGCCTTCGCCCGTGCTCCAGGGCGTGGACTTCACGGTCCACGCGGGCGAGCTGTGGGCGGTGCTCGGGCCCAATGGCACGGGGAAGAGCACCCTGCTGCGTGGGGTGTTGGGCGTGGTGCCGTGGACGCGGGGTGGGGTGCGGCTGCTGGGTCGCGAGCGCCCGGCGTGGGAGCCGCGCGCCCTGGCCCGGCAGGTGGCGTGGGTGCCGCAGACCTTCGAGCCCGCGGAGGGCTTCCGGGGGCTGGAGCTGGTGCTGATGGGGCGCAGCCCGCACCTGGGCCTGTGGGGGCTTACCTCCGAGCGGGACGTGGCGCTGGCCACCGCCGTGCTGGAGGAACTGGGCGTGGGGCACCTGGCGGACCGGCCGGGCGAGGCGCTGTCCGGGGGCGAGCGCCGGATGTTGCTGCTGGCCCGGGGGCTGGTGCAGCAGCCCGCGCTGTTGCTGCTGGACGAGCCCACCGCCTTCCTCGATGTGGCCCACCAGGTGAGCGCGCTCGCGCGGGTGCGCGCCCGGGTGGAGGCGGGGCTGGGCGCGGTGGCGGTGCTTCACGATGTGAACCTCGCCGCCGCGTTCGCCACCCACGCGCTGCTGCTGCGCGATGGCCTCGTGCTGGCGCAGGGCCCGGTGGAGACGGTGCTGGAGCGCGAGCGGCTCGAGACGCTCTACGGCCTGCCCCTGGAGACCGCCCTCGCGCCCTCGGGCGTCCGCCTCTTCGCGCCCCGGGCCCGGTGAGGGGTGCGGCACTCCCCATGAAGCCCAGAGGTCGTCCGCTGGACGCTCCGGCGCGGCCGGCCGTGGATGGTGCATGCCATCCGCCCGAGGGTGTGCGAGGGTGTCAGGGATGGCGGCTTCCGTGAAGCTCCTCGTCCTGATTCGGGACCTCGTCCAGCGACTGCTGCAAGCGGCCCAGCGGCTCCGGCTGCCAGGCCCCTCGGTCTTGCCCGTGGCCGGCGCGGTGGTGGGCGTGTACAGCGGCCTGGCCGCGGGGCTCTTCGCCAACCTCATCGCGCTCGTCAGCGGGGTGAGCTTCGGCCTGCGCACGCTGGTGGAAGCGTTCCGGCCCGATTCGGCCGTGCGCCATCGGCTGGGCGAGGCCTTCGCCGAGGCGCACTGGCACTTCGAGTTCATCATCGTCATCATCCCGCTGGGGCTGGCGGCGCTGGGGTTGACCCGCCTCATCGCCCCCGGTGGGCCCCGGGACGTGGTGAAGCGCCGCCTGGAGGTGCTGTCGCTGCTCATCCTGGGCGCCCTGTCGCTCTACTACCCGCTCGTGGCGCTGGCGGCGGTGAACTCGGGGCTTGGCCACGGGCACGACGCGGGGCGCGCCCTGCACCACATCTCTCCCTTCTTCGTGGTGCTGGCGCCCATGCTGGGCGGCGCGGTGGTGGGGCGGATGCTGCGCAACAAGCCGGAGACGCACGGCCACGGCGTGCCGGAGGTGGTCGCCGCCGTGGAGAAGGAGGGCCGGCTGCCGGCGCGCAACGGCCTGCTCAAGCTGGTGGCCTCGGCCGTCACCATTGGCACCGGCGGCTCCGCGGGGCGCGAGGGGCCCATGGTGTACGGTGGCGCGGCGCTGGGCTCGGAGGTGGGGCGCACCCTGGGCTTCACCCAGCGGGAGCTGTCCATCCTGATGGCCAGCGGCGCCGGCGCGGGCATCGCCGCCTCCTTCAATGCCCCGGTGGCCGGCGCCATCTTCGCGATGGAGATCCTCCTGCGCGAGTTCCAGCTCCGCGTCTTCTCGCCCATCATCCTCGCCAGCGTCACCGCCACCATGGTGGGGCGCGGCGTCATGGGCAACGCCGCCATGCTGGAGCGCGTGGCGTACACGATGCGCAGCGGCTGGGAGGTGGTCTTCTACGCGCTGCTCGGCCTGCTGTGCGGGGCCCTGGCGTACGCCTTCATCCAGGCGCTGCACGGCGTGGAGGAGTTCTTTCAGGGCCACCGCCCCGGCAAGGTGTCGGCCTTCCTCGGCAAGAAGCCGCTGGCGGTGCGGGCGGGCCTGGGCGGGGCGCTGGTGGGCCTGCTGGCCCTGGCGCACCCGGTGGTGTGGGGCACGGGGCACGAGTATGCCAACGGGGCCCTGGTGCGGGAGCTGTCGATCGCGCTGCTGGCCTCGGGATGCATCCTCAAGCTGGCGGCGACGGCGTTGACGCTGGGCTCGGGCGGCTCGGGCGGCACGTTCTTCCCCGCCACCGTCATCGGCGCGATGGGCGGAGGCGCGTTCGGCGAGCTGCTGCACGTGCTGTTGCCAGGCGTCTCCGCCTCCAGCGGTGCCTACGCCATGGTGGGCATGGGCGGCGCGGTGGCGGCCATGACGCGCGGGCCGCTGACGGGGATGATGATGATGTACGAGCTGAGCGGGAACTACGCCATCATCCTGCCGCTCATGGTGACGTGCACCCTGTCCTCCGCGCTCTGCCACGCGCTGGTGGAGCGCCGCGCGGCGCGGCTGCGGCTCGAAGGACAGATGTTGCGGCGCACGCCCATCCGGCACCTGGTGCTCTGGGAGGAGCCGGTGCTGCCGGAGACCGGGGTGGAGGCGCTGAGCGAGCGCCTGCGCGCCTCCGGGGCGGCGGCCTTGCCGGTGCGGGACGCGGACGGAAAGCTCCGGGGCGTGGTGGAGGCCGGGGCGCTCGGCGAGCGCTGGCGCCAGGCGGGGGTGGACGCCCCCGTGGCGGCGCTCCTGGACGAGGCGCCCGCGCTGTCCGCGGAGGCGCCGGTGGGTGAGGCCCTCGCGGCGATGGAGGCCCGCTCCCTGGCGGTGCTGGCGGTAGAGGACGGCACGCGCGTGGGGCTGGTGACGCGGGCCGGGCTGGAGCGCTTTCTCCGGATGGGATTGCACGCGGCCCTGGTGCCGCCGCCCCCCTTCACCGTCACCGAGATGCAGCGCTGAGCCGGCGCTCCTCGTCCCAGGGGGCTCAGGTGCCGGGCGTCACGGGCACGTAGGCCCCGGCGGGGCTCTGTGGCGGGGAAAAGCAGCGTAAGTACGGCAGCTTAACACCCCTCCCGGGCCTGGGGGCCCTCGCGTCACGGTGGGCCGCCCGGTGGACAGGGCAGGGGCCCCCTCTGTGGCTTTTTGAAGGGACGTCTTGGGCGCGGCTCACGGTTGCTGGTCAAAACAAACGCTTTCGTCTCTGATGGTGGGGGCGAGCGTTGGAGAAGGGGCATGCGAAGCCGTCTGCAGGGTGGGCTGGTGATGGGCGTGATGGCGGCCGCCGTTGGCCTGGCGCTCTATGGCCAGGCCGAGGAACGCAAGGCGTTGCGCGAGGACTCTGCCTCTTCCTCCGAGGCGGCGAAGGCCGCGGGCGTGGCCTGGGAGGCGGCCTCTTGGGATGAGCTGCCCGTGACCGTGCCGAGGACCTTGCCCATGGCCGAGAGCGCCAGCGAGGCGGACGGCCTGCTGGACCTGCGGGTGACGGAAGCTGGCCGCCCCGTCTCCCGGGCCCAGGTCCGGCTCTACCAGCGCGGGGGGCGGTTGCCCGAGACGGGCCAGGTGGACTGGCGGCTCGCGGGCGCCGGGGCCACCGGGGACGATGGGCGGCTCCTGATGCCCGCGCGGGCCGGGGCCTACCTGGTGGCGGCCCATGCGCTGGGCGCGGCGCCGGCGTGGCGGGAGCTGATCCACCCGCTGAGCGGCAACCGGACGCCGGTCCACCTCAGCCTGGTCACCGGGGGAAGCCTGGCCGGGCGCACCGTCGAGCAGGGCTCGGGGCAGCCCCTGGGGGGCGCGGAGCTCGTACTCACCCCCCATGTGAGCGTGTGGGAGCCGGACGCGCGCGCGGACGTGCCCCCCGAGGAGCGGGTGATGGGCCAGAGCGATGCGTCGGGCCGCTTCTTCTTCGATGGGCTGGCGCCGGGCGTCTACACCGTGGCGGCCCGGGCGCCGGGCACCTCCCGGGTGACGGAGTGGAGCGTCCGGATTCCGACGGACGAGGCCCGGCTGCTGGCCCTGCCGGACCCGGATGACCGGGTGGGGCGGCGCAGGCCGCGCAAGGCCCCCTCCCAGGAGCTGCGCTGCGGCATCTGAGCCCTACCCCGGGGGCCACATCAGCGGGCGTCCGGCCAGCAGGTGCAGGTGGATGTGGAACACCGTCTGCCCCGCGTCACGGTTGCAGTTCATCACCAGGCGGTAGCCCTGCTCGGAGTGGCCGCGCTCCCGGGCCAGCTGGGCCGCCGCCGTATAAAGGTGGCCCACCGTCTGCCGGTCCGCGGGGGTGATGTCGTTCACCGTGGCGATGTGCTGCAGTGGAATGAAGAGCACGTGCGTGGGCGCTTGAGGGTTGATGTCCTCGAAGCCCAGACACACCTCGTCCCGGTAAATGACCTTGGCGGGAATCTGACCATCGCGAATCTTGCAAAAGAGACAGTCCATGGGGGCGGCTTAGCAATGCCACCCGTTCCTGGAAATGGTCTCGTGCGTTTGAGTGCCAAGGACCACACAGGGGCATTTCAAACGGGCCGCCGGGTGATATCCACACCTTCGCCGATGAGCTCTCCCCGCACCATCCGCATCTCCGCGCTCCTCGAGGATCGCGACTTCGACTTACAGCTCACCCTCGTCGCGGGGGACAAGGGGCTGGGCCGGACCCTGACCTCCCCGCGCATCCAGAAGCCGGGCCTGGCGCTCACCGGGTTCACCGAGCACCTGCACCCACACCGCGTCCAAGTCTTTGGAAACACGGAGATTTCCTACCTGCGCACCCTGACGGAGGAGGTGCAGCGGGAGGTGCTGACGCGGCTGTTCATCCAGGACCTGGCGTGCGTGGTGGTGACCAAGGACCTGGAGCCCCCGCGGGTGCTGGTGGAGTCCTGCGAGCGCTCCAAGCTGGCGCTGATGCGCACCCCGCTGCTCTCCAGCACCTTCATCCAGCAGGTGCAGGCGTTCCTGGAGCAGGCGCTCACCGAGCGCAGCAGCCTGCACGGGGTGCTGATGGATGTGTTCGGCGTGGGCATCCTGCTCCTGGGCAAGAGCGGCATCGGCAAGAGCGAGATCGCCCTGGACTTGGTGATGCGGGGCCACCGGCTGGTGGCCGACGACATCGTGGACGTGGCGCGCCGCAAGGCGGGGGCCGTCTACGGGGCGGGCAACCCCGTCATCCAGCACCACATGGAGATCCGCGGGCTGGGCATCATCAACATCAAGGATTTGTTCGGCGTGTCGGCGGTGCGCGAGCAGAAGAAGATCGAACTCGTCATCGAACTGCACGAGTGGGACCCCGAACAGGAGTATGACCGGCTGGGCGTGGAGGACCGGTTCCTGGACATCGTGGGGGTGAATGTGCCCCTGTCCGTGGTGCCGGTGCGTCCGGGCCGGAACATGGCCACCATCATCGAGGTGGCCGCGCGCAATCAGTTGCTCAAGCACCAAGGCCATCACTCGGCGCGCGAGTTCGCCGAGCGGCTCAACCGGTCCATCGCCGAGGGAGCGATGCGCCGCACGCTGGGAGAAGAAGTCGAGTGAGTGCGCCTGCCAAGCAGATCATCATCATCACGGGCATGTCCGGCTCGGGGAAGTCCACGGCCATCCGGGCGCTGGAGGACTCGGGGTTCTTCTGCATCGACAACCTGCCGGTGCTGCTGCTGCCGAAGCTGACGGAGCTGGCGGGCAGCGGGCAGATCGAACGCATGGCGCTGGTGGTGGACGTGCGCGAGGGCGTCTTCCTCAAGGAGGCGCCGCGCGTGCTGGACGAGGTGCGCCGGGCGGGCCACCAGGTGGAGGTGCTCTTCCTGGATGCCAGCGACGACAGCCTCATCCGCCGCTTCAGCGAGACGCGGCGCCGCCACCCCCTGGCGCCCACCGGCTCGGTGGCCGAGGGCATCGCCGCCGAGCGCGAGAAGCTGCACGACTTGCGCGAGCTGGCCGACCAGGTCATCGACTCGTCGGTGCTCAACGTCCACGACTTGAAGCGCATGGTGCAGGCGCGCTTCAGCCCGGAGCCCGCCGCGGGGCCCTCGCTGTCGGTGATGTCCTTCGGCTACCGGCACGGGGTGCCGCCGCAGGCGGACCTCGTGCTCGACGTGCGCTTCCTGCCCAACCCCTACTTCGTGCCGGAGCTGAAGGGGCTCACCGGGAAGAACCCGAAGGTGGCCGCCTACGTGCTGGACCGCGAGGAGACGCAGCAGTTCCTCGAGAAAGTGGTCGACCTGTGCCGCTTCCTCTTCCCGCGCTACCAGAAGGAGGGCAAGGCGTACCTGACGGTGGCGCTGGGGTGCACGGGCGGCAAGCACCGCTCGGTGGCCATCGCGGCGGAGCTCACCAAGCGCCTCCAGGCGGACATCCCGCGCATCCAGCTGTGGGACCGGGACGTCGAGAAGGAGTAGCGCGTCAGGGCCGCGTCACGTCCCACCAGCCGAAGTACATGGTCCGCTGCTCCGTGAGGTGCACCCACCCCGGGGCATGGGCATAGCGGTGGGGCAGCAGGCCGTTGTCCGCGAGCGCCCGGGCCGTCTCCTCGAACGATGGGAAGGACAGGGACACCGAGGGGCCCGCGGTGCGCACCTGCCGCTGGGGGACTTCGTGCCCGTCGAGCCCGTGCCGGCGCTCGAGCACCGTGAAGAGCATCCGCCCGCCGGGCTTCAGCACGGCGGCGAGGTGGCCCATCACCTCGGGCAGGTTGGCGCAGAAGTCCAGGCAGCCAATGGCCAGCACCACGTCGAAGTGCCCCAGCGCCGGGGGGACGGGCTGGTGGTAGCTGTGCACGTGCCACTGGCCGGACGGGCGGCCCCGGCGCGCCAGCTCCAGCATCTCCGGGGAGAGATCCAACCCCACCACCTCCACGGCGGGCTCCAGGAAGCGCGTGAGCAGGCCCGGGCCACACCCCACGTCGAGCACCCGGCAGGGCGGCAGCGCCACCTCGGCCAGGAAGCCCTCGACCCGGTCCCCGTACCGGTGAAGCGCCGGAAAGAGGGCCTCGTAGGAGGGGGCAATCTCCTCGTAGACCTGCCGGACGTGCTGCTCGTTCGGGTTGGACCCCATATGGGCGCGGCAGCCTAGCCAGAGAGGCACACGCGAGTCATCCGCGTGTACCCCGGAATCACCGCCAATCCTTGCATGGCCGCGCCGGGCCTCTGGACGAACCGGCGGGCGGGCGCTCTCTTGCCCTGTGAATCCGTCCCGCACCTCGAAGACAATGGCGGGGCGGGTGTTTCACCCGGTCCTTTGTTGCAGCGGCCTCCTGTTCGATGGACGCTCTGGGCACCTGGAGGAAAGAGGAACGATGAGGGCCAGCATCGGCCGGCGGCTGTACGTGTCTTTTGGCTTGCTCGTGGTGGCCTTCGCCATTCTCGGTGGTGAACACGTGGTCTCCTCCAACCGGATGGCCTCGGAGGTGGAGTCCTCCATGGAGAGCACCTTCTCCACCGTCTCGGCGCTGCTGCAGCTGCGCTCCCTGCAGCAGCAGGTGGTGGCCCTGGTCTACTCGGTGGAGGAGGGCCGGGGCCCCGGAACGCTGGAGCAGCTGGCCACGCTGGAGGAGCGCGTCTCCGCCCAGCTCTCGGTGCTCCAGTCCCAGGGGTACGCCGAGGACAAGTTCCACGAGGTGAGCCTGCGCTTCCAGGGGATGCTGCGCGAGGCGCGGCGGCTCCTGGAGGCGGAGGCGAGTCCCCGGCAGGCCCCCGGGGCGGCCGCGGTCCGGCGGTTCCACGAGCACACGGGCCGGCTGGTGCCGCTGCTGGAGCGCTCGGTGGTGCAGGAGGGGCAGACGGCGCGCGATGCGCTGCACAGCCTGCGCTCGGACTTCCTGTACAGCGCGAGCCTCTTCGGGGGAAAGATTCTGGGCTGCATCGCCCTGGCGCTGATGCTGGCCTTCTGGGTGCGCCACTCCCTGGTCCACCCGCTGCGCGAGCTGACGCGCGTGGCCCAGGACATCA
Encoded proteins:
- a CDS encoding ABC transporter ATP-binding protein, whose amino-acid sequence is MEPLLATQGLMAGYGPSPVLQGVDFTVHAGELWAVLGPNGTGKSTLLRGVLGVVPWTRGGVRLLGRERPAWEPRALARQVAWVPQTFEPAEGFRGLELVLMGRSPHLGLWGLTSERDVALATAVLEELGVGHLADRPGEALSGGERRMLLLARGLVQQPALLLLDEPTAFLDVAHQVSALARVRARVEAGLGAVAVLHDVNLAAAFATHALLLRDGLVLAQGPVETVLERERLETLYGLPLETALAPSGVRLFAPRAR
- a CDS encoding chloride channel protein, with translation MAASVKLLVLIRDLVQRLLQAAQRLRLPGPSVLPVAGAVVGVYSGLAAGLFANLIALVSGVSFGLRTLVEAFRPDSAVRHRLGEAFAEAHWHFEFIIVIIPLGLAALGLTRLIAPGGPRDVVKRRLEVLSLLILGALSLYYPLVALAAVNSGLGHGHDAGRALHHISPFFVVLAPMLGGAVVGRMLRNKPETHGHGVPEVVAAVEKEGRLPARNGLLKLVASAVTIGTGGSAGREGPMVYGGAALGSEVGRTLGFTQRELSILMASGAGAGIAASFNAPVAGAIFAMEILLREFQLRVFSPIILASVTATMVGRGVMGNAAMLERVAYTMRSGWEVVFYALLGLLCGALAYAFIQALHGVEEFFQGHRPGKVSAFLGKKPLAVRAGLGGALVGLLALAHPVVWGTGHEYANGALVRELSIALLASGCILKLAATALTLGSGGSGGTFFPATVIGAMGGGAFGELLHVLLPGVSASSGAYAMVGMGGAVAAMTRGPLTGMMMMYELSGNYAIILPLMVTCTLSSALCHALVERRAARLRLEGQMLRRTPIRHLVLWEEPVLPETGVEALSERLRASGAAALPVRDADGKLRGVVEAGALGERWRQAGVDAPVAALLDEAPALSAEAPVGEALAAMEARSLAVLAVEDGTRVGLVTRAGLERFLRMGLHAALVPPPPFTVTEMQR
- a CDS encoding carboxypeptidase-like regulatory domain-containing protein, which codes for MRSRLQGGLVMGVMAAAVGLALYGQAEERKALREDSASSSEAAKAAGVAWEAASWDELPVTVPRTLPMAESASEADGLLDLRVTEAGRPVSRAQVRLYQRGGRLPETGQVDWRLAGAGATGDDGRLLMPARAGAYLVAAHALGAAPAWRELIHPLSGNRTPVHLSLVTGGSLAGRTVEQGSGQPLGGAELVLTPHVSVWEPDARADVPPEERVMGQSDASGRFFFDGLAPGVYTVAARAPGTSRVTEWSVRIPTDEARLLALPDPDDRVGRRRPRKAPSQELRCGI
- a CDS encoding histidine triad nucleotide-binding protein encodes the protein MDCLFCKIRDGQIPAKVIYRDEVCLGFEDINPQAPTHVLFIPLQHIATVNDITPADRQTVGHLYTAAAQLARERGHSEQGYRLVMNCNRDAGQTVFHIHLHLLAGRPLMWPPG
- the hprK gene encoding HPr(Ser) kinase/phosphatase, which translates into the protein MSSPRTIRISALLEDRDFDLQLTLVAGDKGLGRTLTSPRIQKPGLALTGFTEHLHPHRVQVFGNTEISYLRTLTEEVQREVLTRLFIQDLACVVVTKDLEPPRVLVESCERSKLALMRTPLLSSTFIQQVQAFLEQALTERSSLHGVLMDVFGVGILLLGKSGIGKSEIALDLVMRGHRLVADDIVDVARRKAGAVYGAGNPVIQHHMEIRGLGIINIKDLFGVSAVREQKKIELVIELHEWDPEQEYDRLGVEDRFLDIVGVNVPLSVVPVRPGRNMATIIEVAARNQLLKHQGHHSAREFAERLNRSIAEGAMRRTLGEEVE
- the rapZ gene encoding RNase adapter RapZ translates to MSAPAKQIIIITGMSGSGKSTAIRALEDSGFFCIDNLPVLLLPKLTELAGSGQIERMALVVDVREGVFLKEAPRVLDEVRRAGHQVEVLFLDASDDSLIRRFSETRRRHPLAPTGSVAEGIAAEREKLHDLRELADQVIDSSVLNVHDLKRMVQARFSPEPAAGPSLSVMSFGYRHGVPPQADLVLDVRFLPNPYFVPELKGLTGKNPKVAAYVLDREETQQFLEKVVDLCRFLFPRYQKEGKAYLTVALGCTGGKHRSVAIAAELTKRLQADIPRIQLWDRDVEKE
- a CDS encoding class I SAM-dependent DNA methyltransferase; translation: MGSNPNEQHVRQVYEEIAPSYEALFPALHRYGDRVEGFLAEVALPPCRVLDVGCGPGLLTRFLEPAVEVVGLDLSPEMLELARRGRPSGQWHVHSYHQPVPPALGHFDVVLAIGCLDFCANLPEVMGHLAAVLKPGGRMLFTVLERRHGLDGHEVPQRQVRTAGPSVSLSFPSFEETARALADNGLLPHRYAHAPGWVHLTEQRTMYFGWWDVTRP